Proteins found in one Corynebacterium freneyi genomic segment:
- a CDS encoding tubulin-like doman-containing protein has protein sequence MEKFLVVGCGGSGAVTQAYIIDQLKAYLRQVDPERTELPAAWQFVSVDAPLTAEPGPAGLANVPQAGGQYVSVGNSLHYNQFEQGLSQQLARTGSLGEIATWATREPENLNLPIDRGAGQRRALGRMLTIQNLEKIHDGLRSAMDRLNRMETNAELNELNYKITGRRSDVTDSEPIALVIGSMAGGSGASMVFDVARLISTLPGNMPSRTAIFMMSPEVFESLSEDDRRGMWPNSLAMFGEAVAAQTGAAVAHDRAIFKAMGLSVTPKNASFARLFPIGARMGGNRSKFGDGSPAAIYRGLGRALAALMTSRKALGSFTQYTLGNSGAIEGSRSILGWGSPTKVSWNDIPWGSMGYAQLSMGRDRYAEYAAQRLARSSFERLLEGHLSPDDPSTGKEQLDKRLRERLPDFLAACHLPGAMAGQLRAADVYPWLGSVFGGSFSAPAANEAVRNIRQTLPAGDGMKSREWADLVRGRLEQCRSGVDEMLSANAYAAVHEFADFFADRVIAEIEGDLSRYGVPFVEEIVDRLMEMLQEPLIPMIKSFAQSAAGMDPMAPSPQLETLLQPLNGRGTVNNSAQIADNIAASYTTQLTQYHIVQVAGLLAEVLDDFRGSVLLRLKRSLVSVHKDLDHDNQRKDVSLNLADVATSDPVAWPRDGEEKIDDRFRSSANEILITETDKFPADYEAHMLGTMRATVPDLRTFPEAVSVATREIIMGEWDTQGGIKAPNDTLCPATGPESGPGNRAGWVSKHLTRPPYGRGEKRDSRAASFDPRLRPADLIERTRLWIARPAKPFSDFIGVDLRSYLTRDAASNDAEYHGRLNRLHDAFYKALHQARPLAAVSSEMLNRVYGVGREQYHFNFSEIPLDGLEAGSRLSEIIQNDTTRDDATVTTFESAFTTDNRVFSIDVFGSYPNYSPVVFSSLFPHIAEDWNGRGGNSESFWELRRARPLPAALPLTDDERRAMVAGWHIGVLTGRIYISGLGTASAAAHIFDDAQEEWVPFPQKLLTPPTKFRGNEDWMPAVIESVLLAYADVQTAPPGGRIGDSLRPYRLLRELYDDGAEGPTTGAVDHSVVKVLAEWLATGKDPQSDTGTSPHGSTLAERKAKAEEVLRTARAKAANFLSATGRAALPGARPTDRPWSYVVDRRIAAEMPLYRDLADDVDYMAADLLKRLEEAAVVAENWGREPVASPQPLITGADDPTLTSRPEGFGGGLI, from the coding sequence GTGGAGAAATTTCTCGTTGTCGGATGCGGAGGCTCCGGCGCCGTAACGCAGGCCTACATCATCGACCAGCTGAAGGCCTACCTGCGCCAGGTCGATCCCGAGCGCACGGAGCTGCCCGCCGCGTGGCAGTTCGTCAGCGTCGATGCGCCGTTGACGGCCGAGCCCGGCCCGGCCGGGTTGGCCAACGTCCCGCAGGCGGGCGGTCAGTACGTCAGCGTGGGCAACAGCCTCCATTACAACCAGTTCGAGCAGGGGCTTTCCCAGCAGCTCGCCCGCACCGGTTCGCTCGGCGAGATCGCCACGTGGGCGACGCGGGAACCGGAGAACCTCAACCTCCCCATCGACCGAGGCGCCGGCCAGCGCCGCGCGCTCGGCCGCATGCTCACCATCCAGAACCTGGAGAAGATCCACGACGGGCTGCGTTCGGCGATGGACCGCCTGAACCGGATGGAGACCAACGCCGAGCTCAACGAGCTCAATTACAAGATCACCGGTCGGCGTTCCGACGTCACCGACAGCGAGCCGATCGCCCTGGTCATCGGTTCCATGGCGGGCGGTTCCGGTGCGTCGATGGTGTTCGACGTCGCCCGCCTGATCTCGACGCTGCCCGGCAACATGCCGTCGCGCACCGCGATCTTCATGATGAGCCCCGAAGTCTTCGAGTCGCTTTCCGAAGACGACCGTCGCGGCATGTGGCCGAACTCGCTGGCCATGTTCGGCGAGGCCGTCGCCGCGCAGACCGGCGCCGCGGTCGCCCACGATCGGGCGATCTTCAAGGCGATGGGTCTGTCGGTCACCCCGAAGAACGCCTCCTTCGCCCGCCTGTTCCCGATCGGCGCGCGCATGGGCGGCAACCGTTCGAAGTTCGGCGACGGTTCGCCCGCCGCCATCTACCGCGGTCTCGGCCGCGCCCTGGCCGCGCTGATGACGTCGCGCAAGGCGCTCGGCTCGTTCACCCAGTACACCCTGGGCAACTCCGGCGCGATCGAGGGCAGCCGTTCGATCCTCGGATGGGGATCGCCCACCAAGGTCAGCTGGAACGACATCCCGTGGGGCTCGATGGGATACGCGCAGCTGTCCATGGGCCGCGACCGGTACGCCGAGTACGCGGCGCAGCGGCTCGCCCGGTCGTCGTTCGAGCGCCTGCTGGAGGGCCATCTGAGCCCCGACGACCCGTCGACCGGCAAGGAGCAGCTGGACAAGCGCCTGCGCGAACGGTTGCCGGATTTCCTCGCCGCATGCCACCTGCCGGGTGCCATGGCCGGCCAGCTGCGCGCCGCAGACGTGTACCCGTGGCTGGGATCCGTGTTCGGGGGAAGCTTCTCGGCGCCGGCCGCCAACGAGGCGGTCCGCAACATCCGGCAGACGCTGCCCGCCGGCGACGGAATGAAGTCGCGGGAATGGGCCGACCTCGTCCGCGGGCGCCTCGAGCAGTGCCGCAGCGGCGTCGACGAGATGTTGTCCGCCAACGCCTACGCGGCGGTCCACGAATTCGCGGACTTCTTCGCCGATCGCGTCATCGCCGAGATCGAAGGGGATCTGTCCCGGTACGGCGTGCCCTTCGTGGAGGAGATCGTCGACCGGCTCATGGAGATGCTCCAGGAGCCGCTGATCCCGATGATCAAGAGCTTCGCGCAGTCGGCCGCCGGAATGGATCCGATGGCGCCGTCGCCGCAGTTGGAGACCCTGCTGCAGCCGCTCAACGGCCGCGGAACGGTGAACAACTCGGCGCAGATCGCCGACAACATCGCCGCCAGCTACACCACGCAGCTGACGCAGTACCACATCGTGCAGGTGGCCGGCCTGCTCGCCGAGGTGCTCGACGATTTCCGCGGCTCGGTTCTGCTGCGCCTGAAGCGCTCGCTCGTCAGCGTCCACAAGGACCTCGACCACGACAACCAGCGCAAGGACGTCAGCCTCAATCTGGCCGACGTCGCCACCTCCGACCCGGTCGCGTGGCCGCGCGACGGCGAGGAAAAGATCGACGATCGTTTCCGCAGCTCCGCCAACGAAATCCTGATCACGGAGACCGACAAGTTCCCGGCGGACTACGAGGCGCACATGCTGGGCACGATGCGCGCGACGGTTCCGGATCTGCGCACCTTCCCCGAGGCCGTGTCCGTGGCCACCCGCGAGATCATCATGGGCGAATGGGATACGCAGGGCGGCATCAAAGCGCCGAACGACACCTTGTGCCCGGCCACCGGCCCGGAGTCGGGTCCCGGCAACCGCGCGGGGTGGGTGTCCAAGCACCTGACCCGCCCGCCGTACGGCCGTGGCGAGAAGCGCGATTCGCGTGCGGCGTCCTTCGACCCGCGCCTGCGTCCGGCGGACCTCATCGAGCGCACGCGCCTGTGGATCGCCCGGCCGGCGAAGCCGTTCAGCGATTTCATCGGCGTCGATCTGCGTTCGTACCTGACCCGGGACGCCGCCTCGAACGACGCGGAGTACCACGGTCGGCTCAATCGCCTGCACGACGCCTTCTACAAGGCTCTGCACCAGGCCCGGCCTCTGGCCGCGGTGTCGTCGGAGATGCTCAACCGGGTCTACGGCGTCGGCCGCGAGCAGTACCACTTCAACTTCTCGGAGATTCCGCTCGACGGCCTGGAGGCCGGCTCCCGCCTGTCGGAGATCATCCAGAACGACACGACCCGCGACGACGCGACGGTCACGACCTTCGAGTCGGCGTTCACCACGGATAACCGGGTGTTCAGCATCGACGTCTTCGGGTCGTACCCGAACTACTCGCCGGTGGTGTTCTCGTCGCTGTTCCCGCACATCGCGGAGGATTGGAACGGCCGCGGCGGCAATTCGGAGAGCTTCTGGGAGCTGCGCCGCGCCCGCCCGCTGCCGGCGGCGCTGCCGCTGACCGACGATGAGCGTCGTGCGATGGTCGCGGGGTGGCACATCGGCGTGCTGACGGGGCGGATCTACATTTCGGGTCTGGGCACCGCGTCGGCGGCGGCGCACATCTTCGATGATGCGCAGGAAGAGTGGGTGCCGTTCCCGCAGAAGCTGCTGACGCCGCCGACGAAGTTCCGTGGCAACGAGGATTGGATGCCCGCGGTCATCGAGTCGGTTCTCCTGGCCTACGCGGACGTGCAGACCGCGCCGCCGGGTGGTCGCATCGGCGATTCGCTTCGTCCGTACCGCCTGCTCCGGGAGCTTTACGACGACGGTGCGGAAGGCCCCACGACCGGAGCGGTGGATCACTCCGTGGTCAAGGTGCTGGCGGAGTGGCTCGCCACGGGCAAGGACCCGCAGAGCGACACGGGCACCTCGCCCCACGGTTCGACTTTGGCCGAGCGCAAGGCCAAGGCGGAGGAGGTGCTGCGGACCGCCCGCGCGAAGGCGGCGAACTTCCTGTCGGCCACCGGCCGGGCGGCGCTGCCCGGGGCCCGTCCCACCGACCGCCCCTGGTCGTACGTGGTGGATCGACGCATCGCGGCCGAGATGCCGCTGTACCGTGACCTGGCCGACGACGTCGACTACATGGCCGCGGACCTGCTCAAGCGTCTCGAGGAGGCCGCGGTGGTCGCCGAGAATTGGGGCCGTGAGCCGGTCGCGTCGCCTCAGCCGCTGATCACCGGTGCCGACGACCCGACTCTGACGTCGCGGCCGGAGGGCTTCGGCGGGGGTCTGATCTGA